The Humulus lupulus chromosome 3, drHumLupu1.1, whole genome shotgun sequence genome window below encodes:
- the LOC133824735 gene encoding uncharacterized protein LOC133824735, which produces MGRFPRKPRQKYDPYGITYNERWKEHPNLRYKNQQQIVPTRPQGFPYQKRPQQVYEPHPQQPPISNAHDPSMVDMIKTLVASNIQTPPVRNPRENINESRLRDGKTYDPPTIPSISNDAPLTPTQSAQQDKDETPTTPPNPKPTIPTYVTTPPFPSRLRKTKKDEAEQEILETFRKVSKELCTNRSKLKGNEKESVGENVSAIPSNTYPRGVVEDVLVKVNELVFLADFYILDMEDDSVPCSAPILLGRPFIKTVRTKIDVHEVTLTMEFDGEMVRFNIFKAIRELIDLKKVDVTTEVKETVAALNNGGDVSKEVSLL; this is translated from the exons ATGGGGAGATTCCCAAGGAAACCTAGGCAAAAGTATGACCCTTATGGTATAACTTATAATGAAAGGTGGAAGGAACATCCTAATCTTCGATATAAGAATCAACAACAAATTGTACCAACTAGACCACAAGGGTTTCCTTACCAAAAAAGGCCTCAACAAGTCTATGAACCTCATCCTCAACAACCCCCTATCTCAAATGCTCATGATCCATCAATGGTTGATATGATAAAAACGTTAGTGGCCTCCAATATACAGACTCCA CCTGTTAGGAATCCAAGGGAAAACATTAATGAGAGCAGATTAAGAGATGGCAAGACTTATGATCCACCGACTATTCCATCAATTTCAAACGATGCGCCATTAACTCCTACTCAATCCGCCCAACAAGACAAAGATGAAACCCCAACCACACCACCCAATCCTAAACCAACTATTCCCACTTATGTCACTACTCCTCCATTTCCTAGTCGTTTGAGAAAGACAAAAAAAGATGAAGCTGAACAGGAAATACTAGAGACTTTTCGCAAG GTTTCAAAGGAGTTATGCACCAATAGGAGCAAGCTAAAAGGCAATGAAAAGGAGAGTGTGGGGGAAAATGTTTCAGCG ATTCCTTCTAATACATATCCAAGGGGTGTAGTAGAGGATGTATTGGTTAAAGTAAATGAATTAGTCTTTCTTGCGGATTTCTAcattcttgatatggaagatgacTCAGTTCCATGCTCTGCACCAATTTTATTGGGAAGGCCATTTATAAAGACAGTTAGAACCAAGATAGATGTTCATGAGGTTACTTTGACTATGGAGTTTGATGGTGAAATGGTTCgctttaatatttttaaggctatTAG GGAACTAATAGACTTGAAGAAAGTGGATGTCACTACTGAAGTAAAGGAGACGGTGGCTGCACTTAATAATGGTGGAGATGTTTCTAAGGAGGTATCGCTCTTATAG